From Gordonia crocea, the proteins below share one genomic window:
- a CDS encoding cobalt-precorrin-4/precorrin-4 C(11)-methyltransferase translates to MTVYFIGAGPGAADLITVRGAELLRRCPVCLYAGSLVPAQLLDLCPPDAQRVNTARMPLEEIIERLVVADAAGHDVARLHSGDPSLYSAVAEQQRRLREKDVTTAIVPGVPAFAAAAAALDTELTIPGVGQSLLITRVSTLSTDMPPGETLAELASTGVTLALHLAARQAPGIVDALTPFYGADCPTATVAFASRDDEQIVRSPLAELPAALAAAGIVRTAVIFVGRVLTSDPTATDSYLYSQARVAKIRGRDQPHLGPETL, encoded by the coding sequence ATGACCGTCTACTTCATCGGTGCCGGTCCGGGCGCCGCCGACCTCATCACCGTCCGTGGCGCCGAGTTGCTACGGCGCTGCCCGGTCTGCCTGTACGCCGGGTCGTTGGTGCCGGCGCAACTGCTCGACCTATGCCCGCCCGACGCGCAGCGGGTCAACACCGCGCGGATGCCGCTGGAGGAGATCATCGAACGTCTCGTGGTCGCCGACGCCGCCGGGCACGACGTCGCCCGACTGCATTCCGGTGATCCCTCGCTGTACTCGGCGGTCGCCGAGCAACAGCGCCGTCTCCGCGAGAAGGATGTCACCACCGCGATCGTCCCCGGTGTCCCGGCCTTCGCGGCCGCCGCCGCGGCGTTGGACACCGAACTCACCATTCCCGGCGTCGGCCAGAGCCTGCTGATCACCCGGGTCTCCACCCTGTCCACCGACATGCCGCCGGGGGAGACCCTCGCCGAATTGGCGTCGACCGGGGTTACCCTCGCCCTGCACCTGGCGGCCCGTCAGGCCCCGGGCATCGTCGACGCGCTGACGCCGTTTTACGGTGCCGACTGCCCGACCGCGACGGTGGCCTTCGCCAGCCGCGACGACGAGCAGATCGTGCGCAGCCCGCTCGCGGAACTGCCGGCGGCGTTGGCCGCGGCGGGGATCGTGCGCACGGCGGTGATCTTCGTCGGACGGGTGCTGACCAGCGATCCGACGGCCACCGACAGCTACCTCTATTCGCAGGCCCGGGTCGCCAAGATCCGCGGTCGCGACCAGCCCCACCTCGGCCCGGAGACGCTGTGA
- the cbiE gene encoding precorrin-6y C5,15-methyltransferase (decarboxylating) subunit CbiE: MTDRESRAPRFVVVGIGADGWDGLSGAARRELVSATRVFGSARQLALLGSAVDAEQTAWRSPMSAHLRGLLADPGPTPVHLLASGDPMFHGLGATVVDAVGAADVRILTHPSSVSLAASRLGWDLGGVRVVSLVTGEADEVAAQAGEGRRLLVLSRDASSPAAIAAILREYGWGASSMTVLEQLGGPDERRHESTAAEWSLPEGDPLNVVAVDCAGPVRHLAPGLPDESFDHDGQLTKQAVRALTVAALAPVDGQVLWDVGAGSGSVGIEWLRVNPTGRAVAVERDPTRSARIAANARRHGVTGRLRVVDGEVAAVVPTLGGPGPDAVFAGGGLTREVFSLLWHALSTGGTLVANAVAIPTQQLVVDLAAEYGGTLRRIGMEEAGPLGRLTAWRPALPIVQWTVAKGSR; the protein is encoded by the coding sequence ATGACCGACCGGGAATCCCGCGCCCCGCGGTTCGTCGTCGTCGGAATCGGCGCCGACGGATGGGATGGCCTGTCCGGCGCCGCCCGCCGCGAACTGGTCTCGGCGACCAGGGTTTTCGGGTCGGCCCGCCAATTGGCGCTCCTCGGTTCTGCCGTCGACGCCGAGCAAACGGCGTGGCGCAGCCCGATGAGCGCGCACCTGCGCGGACTGCTCGCCGACCCCGGCCCCACGCCGGTCCACCTGCTGGCCTCCGGCGACCCGATGTTCCACGGTCTCGGCGCCACCGTCGTCGACGCGGTGGGCGCCGCCGACGTCCGGATCCTGACCCATCCGTCCAGCGTGAGCCTGGCCGCCTCACGGTTGGGGTGGGACCTCGGCGGGGTGCGCGTCGTTTCGCTGGTCACCGGCGAGGCCGACGAGGTCGCGGCGCAGGCGGGCGAGGGCCGACGACTGCTGGTCCTGTCGCGTGACGCATCCTCGCCGGCCGCGATTGCGGCAATACTGCGCGAATACGGGTGGGGCGCGTCGTCGATGACGGTGCTCGAGCAACTCGGCGGGCCGGACGAACGCAGGCACGAATCCACCGCCGCGGAATGGTCGCTGCCCGAAGGGGATCCGCTCAACGTGGTGGCCGTCGACTGCGCGGGCCCGGTGCGGCACCTGGCTCCGGGCCTGCCGGACGAGTCCTTCGACCACGACGGCCAGCTCACCAAACAAGCGGTGCGCGCGCTGACCGTCGCCGCCCTCGCCCCCGTCGACGGGCAGGTGCTGTGGGACGTGGGTGCCGGATCGGGCAGCGTCGGCATCGAATGGTTGCGGGTCAATCCGACCGGGCGGGCCGTCGCCGTCGAGCGCGACCCGACACGCTCGGCGCGCATCGCCGCGAACGCGCGACGACACGGCGTGACCGGACGCCTGCGCGTCGTCGACGGGGAGGTCGCGGCCGTCGTGCCGACCCTCGGCGGACCCGGCCCCGACGCGGTCTTCGCCGGTGGCGGGCTCACCCGGGAGGTCTTTTCCCTTCTCTGGCACGCACTCTCGACCGGCGGGACCTTGGTCGCCAACGCCGTCGCGATCCCCACGCAGCAGTTGGTGGTCGATCTCGCCGCCGAGTACGGCGGAACCCTGCGCCGGATTGGGATGGAGGAGGCCGGACCGCTGGGCCGCCTCACCGCGTGGCGCCCGGCACTGCCCATCGTGCAGTGGACCGTGGCGAAGGGCAGCCGATGA
- a CDS encoding decaprenylphospho-beta-D-erythro-pentofuranosid-2-ulose 2-reductase, which produces MTGSILLFGGRSEIGLAVAIRMAQGQHVVLAARRSDDLGDETAALLEAGATGVDCVEFDAEDTDAHPALIAELMAHGPVETAIVAFGILGDAAKAEADVEHALQIARVDYLAQVSIITLLANALRDQGSGTIIAFSSIAGQRVRRANYVYGSTKAGLDGFASGLSDALHGSGVRLLLVRSGFVIGAMTRELMESGVKPAPFSKTADQVADAVVRADRRGKTVVWVPWAIAPMTLVFRLLPRSIWRRMPR; this is translated from the coding sequence GTGACTGGATCAATCCTGCTGTTCGGCGGGCGAAGCGAAATCGGCCTGGCCGTGGCGATCCGGATGGCGCAGGGACAACACGTCGTCCTGGCGGCCCGCAGGTCCGACGATCTCGGCGACGAAACGGCCGCCCTGCTCGAGGCCGGGGCCACCGGGGTCGACTGCGTCGAGTTCGACGCGGAGGACACCGATGCGCATCCGGCGCTCATCGCCGAGCTGATGGCGCACGGCCCGGTCGAGACGGCCATTGTCGCCTTCGGGATCCTGGGCGACGCGGCCAAAGCCGAAGCCGACGTGGAGCACGCCCTCCAGATAGCCCGCGTCGACTACCTCGCCCAGGTATCGATCATCACCCTGCTGGCCAACGCGCTGCGGGACCAGGGCAGCGGGACGATCATCGCCTTCTCATCGATCGCCGGGCAGCGCGTGCGCCGTGCCAACTACGTTTACGGCTCGACGAAGGCCGGGCTCGACGGTTTTGCATCGGGGCTGTCGGACGCGCTGCACGGCAGCGGGGTGCGGCTGCTGCTGGTGCGTTCGGGATTCGTCATCGGCGCGATGACCCGCGAACTGATGGAGAGCGGGGTGAAACCGGCGCCGTTCTCCAAGACGGCCGACCAGGTCGCCGACGCCGTCGTGCGCGCTGACCGCCGGGGCAAGACCGTGGTCTGGGTGCCCTGGGCCATCGCGCCGATGACGCTGGTGTTCCGCCTGCTGCCCCGGTCGATCTGGCGCCGGATGCCCCGATGA
- a CDS encoding pyridoxamine 5'-phosphate oxidase family protein encodes MSGPDDLTDDALAFLTERHLATLATTRADGSPHVVAVGFTYDPDAGLVRVITREGSQKVRNADRCERAAVTHVDGPRWLTLEGPVSVSREPDRIAEAERRYGLRYRVPQPNPQRVVIEIPVDRVMGSAAFLGRSVTPRG; translated from the coding sequence GTGAGCGGACCCGATGACCTGACTGACGATGCGCTGGCCTTTTTGACCGAGCGCCACCTGGCCACCCTGGCGACCACCCGGGCGGATGGATCCCCGCACGTCGTGGCGGTGGGCTTCACCTACGACCCGGATGCAGGTCTGGTCCGGGTGATCACCCGCGAAGGCAGCCAGAAGGTCCGCAATGCCGACCGGTGCGAGCGGGCCGCCGTCACCCACGTCGACGGTCCGCGGTGGTTGACGCTGGAGGGACCGGTCAGCGTGTCGCGCGAACCGGATCGGATCGCCGAGGCCGAGCGTCGATACGGCCTGCGCTACCGGGTGCCCCAGCCGAATCCGCAACGAGTCGTCATCGAGATCCCGGTGGACCGCGTGATGGGATCGGCGGCGTTCCTCGGCCGTTCTGTCACTCCGCGCGGATAG
- a CDS encoding M24 family metallopeptidase, whose product MAARFPTAVYDRRLTRAAQLAADAGVTALIVTPGPDLEYLIGSDAQTFERLSALVVPAAGDPSLVVPRLEVATFADSAAGELGVDFSPWVDGQDPYALALAGLPPNPVVAVSDSMTAGHLVPLMAVTGTAPRLATDILRDLRMIKDDDEIEALRRAGAAIDRVHARMGEWLRPGRTEAQVAADIADALIAEGHSAAAFVIVGSGPNGADPHHEHSDRVIEADDVVVIDIGGPVDPGYNSDCTRTYCFGDVPAEIVVAYEALEEAQQAAVAAVRPGVTAESVDAVARERLAAAGLADKFIHRTGHGIGLSVHEEPYIVAGNDLVLAPGMAFSVEPGIYFDGRWGARIEDIVIVTDDGCESVNRRSHALTRLIPAPTEELT is encoded by the coding sequence ATGGCCGCCCGCTTCCCCACCGCCGTCTACGACCGCCGGCTGACCCGCGCCGCGCAACTCGCCGCCGACGCGGGGGTCACTGCGCTCATCGTCACGCCCGGCCCTGATCTGGAGTATCTGATCGGGTCGGATGCGCAGACCTTCGAGCGCCTCAGCGCATTGGTCGTTCCCGCTGCCGGTGATCCCAGCCTGGTGGTGCCGCGGCTGGAGGTCGCCACCTTCGCCGATTCGGCAGCCGGTGAACTCGGTGTCGACTTCTCCCCCTGGGTCGACGGTCAGGATCCCTACGCGTTGGCACTGGCCGGGCTCCCGCCGAATCCTGTGGTGGCCGTGTCGGATTCGATGACGGCCGGTCACCTCGTCCCACTCATGGCGGTGACCGGGACAGCGCCGCGCCTGGCCACCGACATCCTGCGCGACCTGCGGATGATCAAGGACGACGACGAGATCGAGGCCCTGCGCCGCGCCGGCGCGGCGATCGACCGCGTGCATGCGCGCATGGGTGAATGGCTGCGGCCCGGTCGCACCGAGGCGCAGGTTGCCGCCGACATCGCCGACGCGTTGATCGCCGAGGGGCACAGTGCGGCCGCATTCGTCATCGTCGGGTCCGGCCCCAACGGTGCCGATCCCCACCACGAGCATTCCGACCGCGTGATCGAGGCCGACGACGTCGTCGTCATCGACATCGGCGGCCCGGTCGATCCGGGCTACAACTCCGACTGCACCCGCACCTACTGTTTCGGCGATGTACCCGCCGAGATCGTCGTCGCCTACGAAGCGCTCGAAGAGGCGCAGCAGGCGGCGGTTGCCGCCGTTCGCCCCGGGGTGACCGCCGAGTCGGTCGATGCTGTGGCGCGCGAGCGCCTGGCCGCCGCGGGCCTCGCCGACAAGTTCATCCACCGCACCGGACACGGAATCGGGTTGTCGGTCCACGAGGAGCCCTACATCGTCGCGGGCAACGACCTGGTGCTGGCCCCGGGGATGGCGTTCAGCGTCGAACCGGGCATCTACTTCGACGGCCGGTGGGGTGCCCGGATCGAAGACATCGTCATCGTCACCGACGACGGGTGCGAGTCGGTCAACCGCCGCAGCCACGCCCTGACCCGGTTGATCCCGGCGCCAACGGAGGAGCTCACATGA
- a CDS encoding SHOCT domain-containing protein → MTEFAKSPMFKSANANSCARIMAAFLAPDERLLAVADVTSAGPVTIGVAVTDQRIVGVPKSSEHPIELQVRRGELTDVHFDKRLVFSYLIGVTGDTKVEFGIALIDERKFLQPFLDRLLAPQPSPGISLVKKTPPPPEPSADPTIVDELVKLADLHERGLLTDDEFQAAKAAVINGSP, encoded by the coding sequence GTGACTGAATTCGCCAAGTCGCCCATGTTCAAGTCGGCGAACGCCAACAGCTGTGCCCGGATCATGGCTGCGTTCCTCGCACCGGATGAACGGCTCCTGGCCGTCGCCGATGTCACGTCGGCCGGCCCCGTGACGATCGGGGTGGCCGTCACCGACCAGCGGATCGTCGGCGTGCCCAAGTCGTCGGAGCACCCTATCGAACTGCAGGTCCGCCGTGGCGAGCTGACCGACGTCCACTTCGACAAACGCCTCGTCTTCAGCTATCTGATCGGCGTAACCGGCGACACCAAGGTGGAATTCGGCATCGCGCTGATCGATGAGCGCAAGTTCCTCCAACCGTTCCTCGACCGGCTCCTCGCCCCGCAACCGTCACCGGGCATCAGCCTCGTGAAGAAGACGCCACCGCCACCCGAACCATCGGCCGATCCGACCATTGTCGACGAGTTGGTGAAGCTGGCCGATCTGCACGAACGCGGCTTGT